The nucleotide window ttacctatgtatgtatatacctaatTTCATGAAAATTCTATTTAGCCTGAACTTAACTTACCTTACTGAAGTATCCAACCGTGTGACAACCGTCGACATCAGCCAAGGTCATTATGTAAAAAAGGAATGGTTCCACATCATAGTACAGAGTTTTATGATCCAAAAAGAATTTCGCCAAGAGGCACAAATGTTGACAGTATTGTTTGTGACGTTTACCGTCTACTTGCCACACTTGCAATTTGCCTTTTCGATATATTTCGTCACCTGGCGGATGACGCCATACACATTTCTCGGCATGCCGCTTAATACCAGTTTCAGATTTTTGATATCTTAAACAGAACTCGCATATATACATTTGAGGTAGACGCGCAGCGTCGTCGGGATAAGGAGATTGATACCAAACTTTCATCTTGTATTTGCCCATTGTTATATATCTGAAAaagaatttgcataaatttactttttatagtttattttttttattatatttattgacTTACTTAATGCCTTTTCCCACAGGCAGGTCTTTCAATTCATCTTCAACTTTTTCGGAAGCGATTGCTTGGGCATCGCGAAACAGTTGTAGATCGTAATCGGGTACTAACCCTATTAGGCTAGGTTCTCGATCTTCATCAGTGCAGTCCTTTTCAAGTTTGACCTTCTCTGTATTTATTGCTGCAGCGATTGGACGAAATCTCGTTCGTGATTCGCGTATCTTCGTCAAAAATTCGGTTTGCTCAGAAGTGCGTTGTTTTTGATTACTTCCATCGGCATTAGTAGAATTGCAATCATTGGTAAGCATGCGCCGTTCATTTCGTAATTGTCTCTCATTAGCACGTTCCTTACACTCGGATGCCGACATATTATGGTAAATTGGACAGGCTTCTGGTAAAAAATGTCTGTCTAAATTACCGCTCAAATGTCCCGAAGAATCACATCCTTCTATgggacattttttttctaaatgttgtGGCGGTGACAGTGAACGTGGTTTGGCCGGTGTTGTTCCAAAGACTCCAGCCTCTTTCTTTACCTTGCATTTACTACCGCCACTGGTGGAAACGCAACGTTTAGCGGGGCTCTTGGATAGAGAGTGCTTCTCCATATCTAAGTCGGCATCAGATTCACTCTCTGTTCCGCCACCAACGCCAGCAGACGATTTCTGTTGTTGCCTGGAACGCCGAGTGCTAAGTGAACGGGTAAGTTTACGTGGAGCCTCATCATCCGAATCAGAATTCGTAATTTTTGCAGCAGTAGGCGCTCGTTTCCCTTTAACCGATTTTACGGGTTGAGTATCGTAGGAGTTACTGCTCTCAGTTGCTTCTGACTCACTTGACGTAGTGGATTTTCCACTTTCTGACTCAGAATCTTCTTCATCTTCGTCTTCATCTGAACTTTTATTCTTACTTTTCGCAACCACATTACGCTTAGGCTGTACTTTAGATTTCGATTGCTTTGACCGATTATCTGAGTTATTACCAACTGCTGTAGTACCAGCCTGCGCTGAGAGTTTTACTTGGCCTTTACGTTCAGTCTTATTCCGACTAGATGGAAATACATCTCGATCTGAGTCATCTGATCTGTGTGGTGATTTAGCAGCCGAGTTTTTCTTCCCATCTACGCCGGTATCGGCATTGGCTGTAACATTTTGTGACTTCGGATTAGTTCCAGAGTTTTTGGTTGCCTGCGCATTTGATCTCCCAGAATTGTTTTGTGGCGCTTTTCCACCCGTAGTACGTTGATTACCTTGACTTTGACTTGCAGTTCCACTTGATGCCGAAAGTTTACGCTTTTGTGTGGTATTGCCTGTTGCTGGTGGTCTTGTCGACTTTTTACTGAGTGGAAGTTCTTCATCACTTGATGGGTTGCTTACACGAGTTTGTCGCAAGGATGTTGTATTACTGTTATTTGGTCGTGTTTTAGAAGAAACTGGTTGATTAGAAGAAGCTTTATCGGCATTATCTGTTTTTGCAGTGGTTTTGAATTCCGAACTCTTACGACGAGTATTTGCTTGGCTTTTAGTTGTTGAAGGGACTTCTTCAACCCCACTTTTCTCATCAGCCGAACTACTTGATTCAGTATCGGAAGAACTGCTGCCAGAATTAGAGCAGCTAGTACTGCCACTGGAAGAACTGCCGGATGAGGAACTCGAACTGCTTTCTGTTGTGCTGGTGCTCTAAATGAAATTCATTACTAAATAGGTTGTAttgaaggaaatatttttaataccttTTTCCGGAAAGACGACATTTTGTTATGTTCTTTACCGTGCACAATGATAAAAGCGCAATTAAATAAGTTCcacttttagtaaaaatttactttgtttATATGAACCATTGAATTGTGAAAATTGTAAACTAATGCTACTTCTTAAATAAATAGCATTCACAATACAATCTGTACAGATTAAGCTTAGTAAGAACTCGTATACAGACTTTGTAAAAATacgtattttcaaaattttctggtTTGTGTATGAATGTCTCCCTTTATAGAAAGATATTGTATTCTACAAATTGAGAAAcgaaaaagttttgtaaaaatctTAACGCAATGTGGGAAAGTTTTGGACCTGTCATTAATTTGTTGAAATACAAATTTGGAAACCACCACGCTGCAGCGTGtcaaaatatttcgattttgtgCTATTGTGATTTGCAGTGTGAAAAGAAGATGAATTGAAATGTCAAAGACTTGTCAGCGGAACAGCAGTGTAGTTTATAAAcgtttttcatacattttcttattatcaATACCGAGTTTTCATAGAAAGTTAAATTTGATCAGGAAAGTATGGTCAACGATAAAAGACGCCGTTCACATTCAAGGGAACGCCGGGATAGAGATCGAGAGAGAGATCGCGAGCGTGACCGTGATAGGGATTATGAACGGGAGCGTGACCGAGATCGTGGCCGTGACCGGGAACGAGAACGGGAAAAGGAACGCAATAGACCTCGTTCTAGGTCTCGAGGAAGAGATCGAGATAAGGTCGCGGACAAACGTCGTTTAGAAGAAAAAGTGAAAGATGAAAAAGAGGAGAAAAAACCGAACATCAAAGAAGATTTGGAACTGGAAGATGTCAAATTGTATGACGAAAAGAACAAATTGACTAAAAAGGAACCACTTTCACTAGAAGAACTacttgaaaagaagaaaaaggagGAGGAAACAAGAAGCAAGCCTGTTTTCCTGACAAAAGAGCAAAGAGCTGCCGAAGCCTTGAAACGACGTCAGGAGGAAGTAGCTGCTATGCGAAGTGCTCAAAGTGCTGCAACTGCTGCTGCAATTGCTGGAACCGATAATGCAAATAATGTGATATCACACACACAacttaaaaatgaaagaatggATCGGAAAGACCGGGAACGAGATTATGATCGTCGTGACCGAGAAAAAGGAAGAGACCGGGACAGGGATCGAGATAGGGAGCGTGAGAGAGATAGAGACAAGGATAGGGATAGAGATAGTAAACGCGCAGAAGACCTTTCACACAAGGATAAAGAAAAGGAGTTGGAAGCGATACGTGAACGCTATTTGGGTATTATAAAGAAAAAGCGACGTGTACGCAGACTTAATGATCGGAAGTTTGTGTTCGATTGGGATGCTGGAGAAGATACCTCTATTGATTATAACAACTTATATAAGGAACGACATCACGTGCAATTTTTCGGTCGTGGTAATGTTGCAGGAATCGATATCAAAGAACAAAAGCGTACACAGAGTAAGTTTTATGGAGATCTATTAGAGAAACGACGTACAGAAGCCGAGAAGGAGCAAGAGAAGGTGCGATTAAAGAAGGTAAAACGCAAAGAAGACAAGCAAAAATGGGATGATCGTCATTGGTCTGAAAAAGCTCATGAAGAGATGACCGAACGCGATTGGCGTATTTTCAGAGAAGATTACAATATTACTATTAAAGGTGGTAAGATTCCGAATCCAATACGCAGTTGGGCGGAATCAGGTTTTCCAAAggaaataatagaaattattgATAAAGTGGGATATAAAGAACCCACACCTATTCAACGACAAGCAATACCAATTGGTTTGCAAAATCGCGATATCATTGGTGTTGCAGAAACTGGTTCTGGTAAAACTCTAGCTTTTCTTATACCTCTGTTATCATGGATTCAGTCACTACCAAAAATAGAACGACTTGAAGATGCGGATCAAGGACCATACGCTATCATAATGGCACCAACACGCGAATTGGCACAACAAATAGAAGAAGAAACAATCAAATTTGGTCAACCACTGGGTATCCGAACGGTGGTTGTAGTAGGTGGTTTATCACGTGAAGAGCAAGGCTTTCGCCTCCGTTTGGGTTGTGAAATTGTTATTGCAACACCTGGTCGattaatcgatgttttggagaacCGATACCTAGTTTTGAgccaatgtacatatatagtattggATGAAGCAGATCGTATGATTGATATGGGGTTTGAACCCGATGTACAAAAGATTCTTGAATACATGCCGGTAACAAACTTAAAACCCGACAGTGAGGAAGCTGAAGATGCGAGTAAATTGATGGAAAACTTCTACTCCAAAAAGAAGTATAGGTTAGTGTTTgccattatttttgttattcttaattattaaagtcactttttcttatttttttagacAAACTGTAATGTTTACAGCTACTATGCCTCCGGCTGTGGAACGTTTGGCAAGATCGTATTTGCGACGACCAGCGACTGTGTACATTGGTTCGGTAGGCAAGCCAACTGAACGTACCGAGCAAATCGTGTTCATGATGGGCGAACACGACAAGCGTAAGAAATTGATGGAAATACTTTCCAAGGGAATCGAACCGCCAGTCATTATTTTCGTCAATCAAAAGAAGGGCGCCGATGTTTTGGCCAAGGGCTTGGAAAAATTGGGCTACAATTCATGTACGCTTCACGGTGGTAAAGGACAAGAGCAACGTGAATACGCACTTGCAGCGCTTAAGTCCGGTGCCAAAGATATGCTCGTCGCAACAGATGTCGCTGGTCGTGGTATTGATATCAAAGATGTTTCGCTAGTCATCAATTATGATATGGCGAAAACAATTGAAGATTACACACATCGTATTGGTCGTACGGGTCGTGCTGGCAAGAATGGTGTAGCGATATCATTTGTCACCAAAGATGACAGCGCTCTCTTCTATGACCTTAAACAATGTGTAATGGCTAGCCCGGTGTCGATTTGTCCACCAGAGCTCATGAATCATCCAGATGCACAGCATAAGCCGGGCACAGTGGTTACTAAGAAGAGACGAGAggagaaaatatttgcttaagttAATACAACACCTCTAAGCTGTAGTAAATTCTAAACATTTTGTCATCcggttttaaataaattaaggtTCATTTAACTATGTTTAATACAGACATTTAACTCACcgattacaaaaatataatatttttattttattaaatttgtataagTTATAATTCTAATACATTATGCAATGCTATGACCTCAAAAGTCTTAGAAAGAAAGCAGTTCGACTCTGCTTAGAATTGATGGGTAAATATTTCTCATAAAAATCGAGTATTACTTCCTCTATTTTAAAGCCGAATTTTTGGTATAGTACAACGGCGGGATTAGAGGCGGATACATGCAACGTTATGTCCTTTGACATACaagtctaaaaataaaaaaaaattaatacatgtTTCAATAACCCAGAAGAAATTTCATGAAATAAGTCACCTGTATAAGATGATAAAGCATAAATGTACCTATGCCGCAACGTTGCCAATTGGGTCGGACGGCCATAAAGGAAATGTATGCCTCATTGAAACCGACATCAGGTACAAGAAAACCACAACCGACCACCAACTTTTTGTAGAGCGCTACCACACTGTAATCCGGATAGCTAAGGCATTCAGACACtatgcaattaaaaaataaatacgtgTAAGGTGTGTGGGAATGAGAGAATTAAAGTCACTTTTGTCTTACTGTCGATCCCAGGCCAAAAGGTTGTTTGCAGTAAAGCGTTGACTGCAGCGATGTGATTAGGACGCACATAACAAAAATCAATTGTTGAGCGAAACGGATACTGTTTATTAACAGTAAATTGGAGCTCGCACATTAGCTGAAAAATAGAAACTAAGTATGTATATCCAAAACTAAATACGGCAAAAGTATACTTTTAACCAAGGTGGAGCTATTTCCTTATCTCTGTAGATGAACGGATGTAAAATTCGGTGGGAATATGGCGATTCAAACATTTCATAGTCAAAAGATCCCGCGATTCTTGCGTAGAACGATTTGCGTATGTTGTCCGAAGAAAGCGATATAAGCTGCAAGAGTTTTAAGGAAGCGAGCGGTAATCATTTCTAACATCTCTTATATCCATTACTTGCCAATATTCAACATACCTGATATCTATCAATGATTTGTGCTTTGGCTTCGTTCGCTAGTGAATCGGTGTTCTTGCCATTTATTTGATCGTCTAGGTTGAAAAGTGGCTTGCCATGTTCACGTTTCCATTCACGAACACAAAGTTTTCTGTAGAACCTCCGTACATAGGCGGGAAtatcaattttgcatttttcttccATATCGAATATTTTTCGTAACTTCAATAAAAGTTCGGTTTCTTCGTATTCACTCATCATTATTAAACTTTAATGATCATTATTacttttaaacaaattcaaatctttatattttcatatattacatACCTTTCAGCTTCCTGAAAAGGCTTCTTTTCAACGGTTTGGTTGTCTATATGATCTTCAGATACCTCGTCTTCTTCTATTAACCATGGCCAGTTCCGTCGAGGTGTTTTTGTGAAAAGACTAGGTTTGCAAACACTCATAATGGTCTTATTACCCTCAGCCTCATTGTCCGACTCAGGATTTTGAACTGTTCCCTTAGCTCTGCATGTGGCATCTTCGCTTTCCGATTGTTCTGCCTCAGATTTTATCTCTTTTTTGATTGTGTGATCCAATTGAGATAACAACGCTTGTTCGCCTACTGAGCTGCTAAGCTCTTTTCTTGGAGACTGGTTGAGCTGTTGAAAATTGGTTACTTGTACTATGCGCGGTTGATATTCATCGTCGTCATCTGGATCATTACTGTACTCAGATGGAGTTTGAATAGAATCTTCTTGAGACCTGCGAAAAATTGAAGATAGTATAGATAATGAcgttttataataatttacaaaattacaattGTTCAGAAGTTTCTAATGAGGACAATTTTTGTTCATGTCGATCGTCTGAATTGGAGAAGCCTTTGAATTTATCAGCTATAGGCTTTGCATTAGTGACATCAGAATCAATCTTGCTTTTCGCTTTTGATGGactgaaattatttatattatcattGTGAGTTTCAAGTAGCGGCAGAAAATCAGTTTTTTCATCTCCACCACCGAGAGTGTCTGTGGAAATATTCGGCAAGGAATTGAATAAATCGTCGTTAGCTAAATTTTCTGCCAAAAAGTCCATTAAACTTGACTGAACAGTGttaagtggttgttgttgttgtaagttttTAATGTCATCATCAACTATATTAAGCTGCTTGGCTACTTTAGGGGTGCGACCCATATATGGTCTGCAgaggaaaataaataattatttaaaaaatgttaacaatattcaaatttgaaaataatacataGTACGGCTGCAACCATCAGCTATTGGTATCAAGTCATCATCGGAATCATTACGACGTTTGCGCTTGCTATCCTGTTGTTCATCAGCGCTATCAATATCCTCATGGATTTTCTTGTCATTGCGCATTTGTGAGCGCTTCTGACTAAATTCTTCATCTGCAATATCGTATAGACATAATTAATTCAGTGGGTTATCTTGTTTTCTTAAGCGtacttacattttttgtgaatagCTTTTGGAGTTAAATTAGACTGAGCTAGACGCCACCAACCTGATTTTTGGATTGtttcttggccggataaaaagaACTCGGGACTATAATGTGATAAGTTACCGGATATGGAACCAAACCAATTTTTGCGCCGTCGTCTACACGCAAACCAtttcattatatatttaatattaatgataaTAGAGGAGGAAATAATTACTTACGTTCCTGGTTCCATTAAAAAGTCCCAATTCTTATTGATAAAACTCACAATATGCGAACGCCAATGGAAGAAGCCATGATGACTTAGGCCCTTTGATTTCACCGATAAATTGTATAGGGTCAAAACCACAATCATGAACCAGGACAAACGCTGACGCACGAAATTTTCGCGTGGAGCAGCGGTTTTAGCCGACATTGAGGTAGAAGGCGCATCATTTTGCAAATTCATACACGCCGCACAGGTGAAATCAAAGAAAACATCACCTAATAAATCACCAGGCCGACACGTGCGTAGGCACTTTGCGTGTACCACAGAATCACATTCTACGCACTCAAGACAATCTTCGTCCTCAGCAAGAGCCCGATTACAATAAGAGCAATGCATTAACGAtatcaaaaattgcaaaaggaaTTTGTAACTTTATTTAAGCGAATATTCACTATTTTGTTTAGAAGATCAGAAAGGGAATAAACGAATAAAACATCGCGGAGCACgctgaaaacaaagaaaacaaaaacacttgcaGGGTTGCCGAACGTTTAATGTTTAGGAATAAAAACATGCaaacaatgaaattattaacaatatttAGTACTTTGCATCTTAAGTAAACTTATCACACATTTTTGTAAACAATCGTTGAAAAAcacatcaatatttttaaattttttttaacagtctaTCAAAGTTCGACACTAttgtttcaatatatattttgtgaatttgttGTAATCTAAAATATACGTGAATTCAACAAATTTGGTTtcgtataaattatttatatacatacatatgtgttattgCTTATATAATGCCACGAGTCATAGTATATAATACCA belongs to Bactrocera dorsalis isolate Fly_Bdor chromosome 1, ASM2337382v1, whole genome shotgun sequence and includes:
- the LOC105230737 gene encoding cysteine-rich protein 2-binding protein — encoded protein: MHCSYCNRALAEDEDCLECVECDSVVHAKCLRTCRPGDLLGDVFFDFTCAACMNLQNDAPSTSMSAKTAAPRENFVRQRLSWFMIVVLTLYNLSVKSKGLSHHGFFHWRSHIVSFINKNWDFLMEPGTRRRKNWFGSISGNLSHYSPEFFLSGQETIQKSGWWRLAQSNLTPKAIHKKYEEFSQKRSQMRNDKKIHEDIDSADEQQDSKRKRRNDSDDDLIPIADGCSRTIPYMGRTPKVAKQLNIVDDDIKNLQQQQPLNTVQSSLMDFLAENLANDDLFNSLPNISTDTLGGGDEKTDFLPLLETHNDNINNFSPSKAKSKIDSDVTNAKPIADKFKGFSNSDDRHEQKLSSLETSEQLSQEDSIQTPSEYSNDPDDDDEYQPRIVQVTNFQQLNQSPRKELSSSVGEQALLSQLDHTIKKEIKSEAEQSESEDATCRAKGTVQNPESDNEAEGNKTIMSVCKPSLFTKTPRRNWPWLIEEDEVSEDHIDNQTVEKKPFQEAESLIMMSEYEETELLLKLRKIFDMEEKCKIDIPAYVRRFYRKLCVREWKREHGKPLFNLDDQINGKNTDSLANEAKAQIIDRYQLISLSSDNIRKSFYARIAGSFDYEMFESPYSHRILHPFIYRDKEIAPPWLKLMCELQFTVNKQYPFRSTIDFCYVRPNHIAAVNALLQTTFWPGIDMSECLSYPDYSVVALYKKLVVGCGFLVPDVGFNEAYISFMAVRPNWQRCGIGTFMLYHLIQTCMSKDITLHVSASNPAVVLYQKFGFKIEEVILDFYEKYLPINSKQSRTAFFLRLLRS
- the LOC105230738 gene encoding probable ATP-dependent RNA helicase DDX23 — its product is MVNDKRRRSHSRERRDRDRERDRERDRDRDYERERDRDRGRDREREREKERNRPRSRSRGRDRDKVADKRRLEEKVKDEKEEKKPNIKEDLELEDVKLYDEKNKLTKKEPLSLEELLEKKKKEEETRSKPVFLTKEQRAAEALKRRQEEVAAMRSAQSAATAAAIAGTDNANNVISHTQLKNERMDRKDRERDYDRRDREKGRDRDRDRDRERERDRDKDRDRDSKRAEDLSHKDKEKELEAIRERYLGIIKKKRRVRRLNDRKFVFDWDAGEDTSIDYNNLYKERHHVQFFGRGNVAGIDIKEQKRTQSKFYGDLLEKRRTEAEKEQEKVRLKKVKRKEDKQKWDDRHWSEKAHEEMTERDWRIFREDYNITIKGGKIPNPIRSWAESGFPKEIIEIIDKVGYKEPTPIQRQAIPIGLQNRDIIGVAETGSGKTLAFLIPLLSWIQSLPKIERLEDADQGPYAIIMAPTRELAQQIEEETIKFGQPLGIRTVVVVGGLSREEQGFRLRLGCEIVIATPGRLIDVLENRYLVLSQCTYIVLDEADRMIDMGFEPDVQKILEYMPVTNLKPDSEEAEDASKLMENFYSKKKYRQTVMFTATMPPAVERLARSYLRRPATVYIGSVGKPTERTEQIVFMMGEHDKRKKLMEILSKGIEPPVIIFVNQKKGADVLAKGLEKLGYNSCTLHGGKGQEQREYALAALKSGAKDMLVATDVAGRGIDIKDVSLVINYDMAKTIEDYTHRIGRTGRAGKNGVAISFVTKDDSALFYDLKQCVMASPVSICPPELMNHPDAQHKPGTVVTKKRREEKIFA
- the LOC105230739 gene encoding histone acetyltransferase KAT7, encoding MSSFRKKSTSTTESSSSSSSGSSSSGSTSCSNSGSSSSDTESSSSADEKSGVEEVPSTTKSQANTRRKSSEFKTTAKTDNADKASSNQPVSSKTRPNNSNTTSLRQTRVSNPSSDEELPLSKKSTRPPATGNTTQKRKLSASSGTASQSQGNQRTTGGKAPQNNSGRSNAQATKNSGTNPKSQNVTANADTGVDGKKNSAAKSPHRSDDSDRDVFPSSRNKTERKGQVKLSAQAGTTAVGNNSDNRSKQSKSKVQPKRNVVAKSKNKSSDEDEDEEDSESESGKSTTSSESEATESSNSYDTQPVKSVKGKRAPTAAKITNSDSDDEAPRKLTRSLSTRRSRQQQKSSAGVGGGTESESDADLDMEKHSLSKSPAKRCVSTSGGSKCKVKKEAGVFGTTPAKPRSLSPPQHLEKKCPIEGCDSSGHLSGNLDRHFLPEACPIYHNMSASECKERANERQLRNERRMLTNDCNSTNADGSNQKQRTSEQTEFLTKIRESRTRFRPIAAAINTEKVKLEKDCTDEDREPSLIGLVPDYDLQLFRDAQAIASEKVEDELKDLPVGKGIKYITMGKYKMKVWYQSPYPDDAARLPQMYICEFCLRYQKSETGIKRHAEKCVWRHPPGDEIYRKGKLQVWQVDGKRHKQYCQHLCLLAKFFLDHKTLYYDVEPFLFYIMTLADVDGCHTVGYFSKEKNSFYNVSCILTLPPYQRKGYGRLLIDFSYLLTRVEGKIGSPEKPLSDLGLISYRSYWKDVLLDYLCTRTGNTLSIKDVSQETAIYSYDIVSTLQALGMMKYWKGKHIVLKKQDVLDEYEKRVKQRGNFPKIDDSCLRWSPFVPTQTNNSP